A single region of the Neotabrizicola shimadae genome encodes:
- a CDS encoding AzlC family ABC transporter permease — protein MSGPARFRDGLLAALPIALGYFPIAFSFGVAATRAGLSGIEAVALSVLIYAGASQFLAIALITGGAPVLVSAATLVAMNLRHLLYGPALMRAAGEGAPARWVPVWGFGLTDEVFGAALGLLARRPKGWSERFIAGLGLVAYAAWVSGTAVGAWAGGGALEEWPVLDAALGFMLPALFLALLLSILSRVQVPVIAVAAMATVAVTLASSGTAGILAGMLAGAVAGVAGLGERRA, from the coding sequence ATGTCCGGTCCCGCCCGATTTCGTGACGGTCTTCTGGCCGCGCTGCCCATTGCCTTGGGCTATTTCCCGATTGCCTTTTCCTTTGGCGTGGCGGCAACACGGGCGGGGTTGTCGGGGATCGAGGCGGTGGCGCTTTCGGTGCTGATCTATGCCGGCGCCTCGCAGTTCCTGGCCATCGCGCTGATCACCGGTGGGGCGCCGGTGCTGGTGTCGGCGGCGACGTTGGTGGCGATGAACCTGCGGCATCTGTTGTACGGCCCGGCCCTGATGCGGGCGGCGGGCGAGGGGGCCCCGGCGCGGTGGGTGCCGGTCTGGGGCTTTGGGCTGACGGATGAGGTGTTCGGCGCGGCGCTTGGGTTACTGGCGCGGCGACCGAAGGGGTGGTCGGAGCGGTTCATCGCGGGGCTGGGGCTGGTGGCCTATGCCGCCTGGGTTTCGGGCACGGCGGTGGGCGCCTGGGCGGGCGGCGGGGCGCTGGAGGAGTGGCCGGTGCTGGATGCGGCGCTCGGCTTCATGCTGCCCGCGCTGTTTCTGGCTCTGTTGTTGTCGATCCTGTCGCGGGTGCAGGTGCCGGTCATCGCCGTGGCGGCGATGGCCACGGTGGCGGTGACGCTGGCCTCGTCTGGCACGGCGGGGATTCTGGCCGGGATGCTGGCCGGGGCGGTGGCGGGCGTGGCAGGACTGGGGGAGCGGCGGGCATGA
- a CDS encoding alpha/beta fold hydrolase — translation MNVHAAAHSPDSSTFAEVGPLSIHVETFGDRSRPAVLLVMGNSAPGLVWPDSFCQGLAERGVFVVRFDQRDTGLSSHIDFEAAPYTLGDLAVDAIGVLDALDLRMAHVVGLSQGGSLACLIALTAPERVASLTLLMSSLRLGPKNAAFAGAAAMPGDLPRPAADYVAKVIALNSEAPRDEAETARQFVENFRLAKGPDSPFDEGFWADLGARVAALALRRADGLTARMANNSNHRRAQMATPDIPEAALARIGVPVLVIHGGGDPIFPPGHAEWTAQHLPGAVLQVLPEMGHALDPAFFDEIIEQLAGFFDVA, via the coding sequence ATGAACGTCCATGCTGCTGCCCATTCCCCTGATTCCTCGACCTTTGCTGAGGTCGGGCCGCTGTCGATCCATGTCGAGACCTTTGGCGACCGCAGTCGCCCGGCGGTTCTGCTGGTGATGGGAAACAGTGCCCCCGGTCTGGTCTGGCCCGACAGCTTTTGCCAGGGGCTTGCAGAGCGGGGCGTCTTTGTCGTGCGTTTCGACCAGCGCGACACCGGGTTGTCGAGCCATATCGACTTTGAGGCGGCGCCCTACACGCTTGGGGATCTGGCGGTGGATGCCATCGGTGTGCTGGACGCACTGGACCTGCGCATGGCGCATGTGGTCGGGCTGTCGCAGGGCGGGAGCCTGGCCTGCCTGATTGCCCTGACCGCTCCGGAGCGCGTCGCATCCTTGACGCTTCTGATGTCGTCGCTGCGCCTTGGGCCAAAGAACGCGGCCTTCGCCGGTGCGGCGGCCATGCCGGGCGACTTGCCCCGGCCGGCTGCGGACTATGTGGCCAAGGTCATCGCGCTGAATTCCGAGGCGCCGCGTGATGAGGCCGAGACGGCGCGGCAGTTCGTGGAAAACTTCCGGCTGGCCAAGGGGCCGGATTCGCCCTTTGACGAAGGGTTCTGGGCTGATCTGGGGGCGCGCGTGGCCGCGTTGGCATTGCGTCGCGCCGATGGTTTGACAGCGCGCATGGCCAACAACAGCAACCATCGCCGGGCGCAGATGGCAACGCCGGATATTCCGGAGGCCGCGCTGGCGCGGATCGGCGTGCCCGTGCTGGTGATCCACGGCGGCGGCGATCCGATCTTCCCGCCAGGCCACGCCGAATGGACGGCGCAGCACTTGCCGGGTGCGGTGTTGCAGGTCTTGCCCGAGATGGGTCATGCGCTGGACCCGGCCTTCTTTGACGAGATCATCGAACAGTTGGCAGGGTTTTTCGACGTGGCGTGA
- a CDS encoding TetR/AcrR family transcriptional regulator C-terminal domain-containing protein, with translation MKIDRTHAVKEALALLDEVGLDDLSTRKLAQRLGVQQPALYWHFRDKRALLDAMNAELMARSAHRRPPLPGESWEDFLRAHAIGFRACLLGVRDGARVHAGAHAQPVDLPIAEAQLAILTEAGFPPEDALGALVTLARYVVGFVLEEQAEAAHPPDLETIDAAQFPLLSQAAEAYRQTASDRMFHSGLEVFLTGLASLAVAKGGRQPTSGNS, from the coding sequence ATGAAGATCGATAGGACCCATGCCGTGAAAGAGGCCCTTGCCCTGCTGGACGAGGTCGGACTCGATGACCTCAGCACGCGCAAGCTGGCTCAGCGGCTCGGGGTTCAGCAGCCGGCGCTCTACTGGCATTTCCGCGACAAGCGCGCCCTTCTGGACGCCATGAATGCGGAACTCATGGCTCGTTCGGCGCATCGTCGCCCGCCTTTGCCGGGCGAGTCCTGGGAGGATTTCCTGCGGGCGCATGCCATCGGCTTTCGGGCCTGTCTGCTCGGGGTCAGGGATGGGGCGCGCGTTCATGCCGGCGCCCATGCTCAGCCCGTGGACCTGCCAATCGCCGAGGCGCAACTCGCCATCCTGACCGAGGCCGGCTTCCCGCCCGAAGATGCGCTTGGCGCGCTGGTCACGCTCGCGCGCTATGTCGTGGGCTTTGTCCTCGAAGAACAGGCCGAAGCTGCGCATCCCCCGGACCTGGAAACCATAGACGCGGCCCAGTTCCCGCTGCTGTCACAAGCGGCCGAAGCCTACCGCCAGACCGCGTCAGACAGGATGTTCCATTCCGGGCTGGAGGTGTTTCTCACGGGGCTCGCGTCCCTCGCGGTGGCGAAGGGCGGAAGGCAGCCGACCTCGGGCAATTCTTAA
- a CDS encoding (d)CMP kinase: protein MIFTVAIDGPAAAGKGTISRAVAARFGFHHLDTGLLYRAVGALGGDPVAAARGLTAADLARDDLRSLAAGQAASRVAAIPEVRAALVEFQRRFARREGGAVLDGRDIGTVICPEAEVKLYVTASPEVRARRRWLEVGGDEARVLAEVRERDARDMGRAEAPLRPAAEAVVLDTSVLTAEEAVAEATRLVAARLAGG, encoded by the coding sequence ATGATCTTCACCGTGGCGATTGACGGGCCGGCGGCGGCTGGCAAGGGGACGATCTCGCGGGCCGTGGCCGCGCGGTTCGGGTTCCACCATCTGGATACGGGGCTGCTGTACCGGGCTGTCGGGGCGCTTGGGGGCGATCCGGTGGCGGCGGCGCGGGGGCTGACGGCGGCGGACCTGGCGCGGGACGACCTGCGCAGCCTGGCGGCGGGGCAGGCGGCGAGCCGGGTGGCGGCGATCCCCGAGGTGCGGGCGGCCCTGGTGGAGTTCCAGCGGCGCTTTGCCCGGCGGGAGGGCGGGGCGGTGCTGGATGGCCGGGACATCGGCACGGTGATCTGCCCGGAGGCCGAGGTGAAGCTTTATGTGACGGCCTCGCCCGAGGTGCGGGCCCGTCGGCGCTGGCTGGAGGTGGGGGGCGATGAGGCGCGGGTGCTGGCCGAGGTCCGCGAACGGGACGCCCGCGACATGGGTCGGGCCGAGGCCCCGCTACGGCCGGCGGCGGAGGCCGTGGTGCTGGACACCTCGGTCCTGACGGCGGAGGAGGCGGTGGCGGAGGCTACCCGGCTGGTGGCCGCACGGCTGGCCGGGGGCTGA
- a CDS encoding beta strand repeat-containing protein: MAPLPTQFTVDRSIPESATNFWSIQAAVTAASAGTTITVANGVYNENVTISTSGITLKAESDRGVIINGSATPTPPSSDLGTVVLTNGVNDVTIGGTGHGFIINGYDGPNPGIETAAVYLQGDHSNLVIQDNEIVANGDAGLQGEWSAVLTGLLIDGNTFSGQTFVGTIPGGEGFGGQFTDANVPRQLVVLGGNGQNASNITFTNNIVSGTAGGTNANGNAQGNSLVTIDAEDSLISGNSFTGFTNRFGGQLRVREGGDTVTGNDFSSDAGGNVGLITDFSPGEVPGPISNLYDYGSGDDMILAVAGNDTVDGGLGTDTLLMANAGTAGSFVDLMTGTAFSTATGIDSLLNIENVSGSAGADGLFGNVGANTFVATAGADVIDGRGGVDTFDASTATGAITANLSTGAVTGAFTASLTSIESIRTGNGNDTVTGSSADNLIESGGGNDRIIGSGGNDTIHAGGGTDVVVLSGNRGDWTITWNGTTATATNGTDSVTITGAGRLSFADKDVILVSASGEFTSIQAGVNAADGGDEVLVADGTYAGDVTVTDKAITIAAAGSGVTVQGQISVSDAMETGDVMRFIGLNIDATGRFYGVLVQSSAIDGPGVNAGAVEIIGGSISNAGSQGLFYSHPSNGSSPTNLNTIGSFVFDGVVFENNGFYYTGARGQGHVNLFGFNGNLTVRDSTFTGPATDQGDAAFRGGTISTSGATVNPDKAISVSGVRTGTPGVGGYIDAGVLIIDNVDITGFYGSDVVSFYNIQSFASNSITGLDIDASARWTLVNFDGVSGLVDLSTGVDGTNSLNGQISQLQGLSADDTFTGTDGSDFLNGRGGADDLSGGDGNDLFGYSAAAEFATGEQVDGGAGTDTLLFGSAAAETLVLSVDVTSIENVTLATGSTGLGVDASAVGNALSIMGNAGANTIIATDFADTVSAGNGNDTVTGGEGNDSIDGGAGTDTVVVAGTATFSASGGVWTVTTSGDGADSLQNVEIVDDGGTGKIILVGQGGIATIQEALLLAGDGDTILIGEGTYSGKFTITQNNLTIKGIGDPANIVIAGSFEADNGITGSVKEFFETATSYNNSAGAGITIAASGVSLQNLTIDSFYVGVELGNGISNVTLTDVDITDTEVGIRKGTAATVTNITINGGTISDSYQGISFFKAVGAAGRVNGLVIDGTTFDGLGEKGIYLETGDNVSILDIVMNDVGQFGRGPAFGSSAQVGEFGAGIDINLKYDNGTPYSGIIIDGFTFTDVGLSAGPDTVLQDFGAAIAIKARNDASSYNTNPAYYTGALIVQNGSIIGTSTAIRVGEPGKTIAGPAVTVTNVTVDGATVGELDNVTTSIATVVMTSASEVWHTVSTTTGQVRISGGDGADTIYGGVNGDTLIGGTGDDVLVGGTGADVLNGNSGFDTASYAASDAAVSVDLQVGVASGGHATGDVLALIEYLIGSDYGDTLNGSVGSNILFGGGGNDVMNGRAGSDVLWGGEGSDNLVGGDGVDFLRGGAGADTLTGGAAVDTADYTDSDAAVTVTAGNSTGSGGHAQGDTLISIENLRGADGFGDILNGNAGVNRIEGLGGNDTILAGAGSDVVLGGLGQDEITLGTGADRVAYASSTEGGDTVTDFNVAADTFQFAAAGFAGLVAGSSLGVTGQFVSNASGTADGAMAQVVYDNDDGLLFWDADGTGSGSAVLIATLSNLAGLTAADFLIV; the protein is encoded by the coding sequence TTGGCGCCGCTTCCCACCCAATTCACCGTTGACCGCAGCATCCCCGAGTCGGCCACAAACTTCTGGTCGATTCAGGCGGCCGTGACTGCCGCATCTGCGGGAACCACCATTACCGTCGCGAACGGTGTCTATAACGAGAACGTCACAATCTCGACCAGCGGCATCACGCTCAAGGCGGAAAGCGACCGTGGCGTGATCATCAACGGTTCTGCGACTCCCACTCCGCCTTCTTCTGATCTTGGTACGGTGGTTCTCACCAATGGTGTGAATGACGTAACGATCGGTGGCACCGGCCACGGGTTCATCATCAACGGGTATGACGGACCCAATCCGGGTATCGAAACCGCAGCGGTCTACCTGCAGGGCGATCATTCTAACCTGGTCATCCAGGACAACGAGATCGTTGCCAACGGCGATGCCGGTCTTCAGGGCGAATGGAGCGCCGTGCTGACGGGGCTGCTGATCGACGGAAACACATTCTCGGGCCAGACCTTCGTTGGCACCATTCCTGGTGGCGAGGGCTTCGGCGGTCAGTTCACCGATGCGAACGTGCCGCGTCAGCTGGTCGTTCTGGGGGGCAACGGACAGAATGCCTCGAACATCACATTCACCAATAACATTGTAAGTGGCACCGCGGGTGGCACAAACGCGAACGGCAACGCCCAAGGCAACTCTCTCGTCACAATTGACGCCGAGGATTCTCTGATCTCGGGCAACTCCTTCACCGGCTTCACCAATCGCTTCGGCGGGCAACTGCGTGTGCGTGAAGGCGGAGACACCGTTACTGGCAACGATTTCTCCAGCGATGCGGGCGGCAACGTCGGGCTGATTACCGATTTCAGCCCCGGCGAGGTGCCCGGCCCGATCAGCAACCTGTATGATTACGGCTCGGGCGACGACATGATCCTTGCCGTTGCTGGCAACGACACGGTCGACGGTGGTCTGGGCACCGACACGCTGCTCATGGCAAATGCCGGCACCGCCGGCAGCTTCGTGGACCTGATGACCGGCACCGCCTTCTCGACTGCGACCGGCATCGACAGCCTGCTGAACATCGAGAATGTTTCGGGCTCGGCCGGGGCGGATGGCCTGTTTGGCAATGTGGGCGCGAACACCTTCGTGGCGACCGCCGGCGCCGACGTGATCGACGGTCGCGGCGGCGTCGACACGTTCGACGCCTCGACCGCGACAGGCGCGATCACGGCAAACCTGTCCACAGGCGCCGTGACCGGCGCCTTCACCGCAAGCCTGACGTCGATCGAGAGCATCCGCACCGGCAACGGCAACGACACAGTGACCGGGTCCTCGGCCGACAACCTTATCGAAAGCGGCGGCGGCAACGACCGCATCATCGGCAGCGGCGGCAATGACACGATCCATGCGGGCGGCGGCACGGATGTCGTTGTCTTGTCCGGCAACCGCGGCGACTGGACCATCACCTGGAACGGCACCACGGCCACCGCAACCAACGGCACGGACAGCGTCACCATCACGGGCGCGGGGCGGCTGAGCTTTGCCGACAAGGACGTGATCCTCGTTTCCGCGTCGGGCGAGTTCACCTCGATCCAGGCGGGCGTGAATGCGGCCGATGGCGGAGACGAGGTGCTTGTTGCCGATGGAACCTATGCCGGTGACGTTACCGTCACTGACAAGGCCATCACCATCGCGGCTGCGGGCTCCGGTGTCACCGTTCAGGGCCAGATTTCGGTGTCCGACGCGATGGAGACCGGCGATGTGATGCGCTTCATCGGCCTGAACATCGACGCAACGGGCCGGTTCTACGGCGTGTTGGTTCAGTCCTCCGCCATCGACGGGCCGGGCGTCAATGCGGGCGCGGTCGAGATCATCGGCGGCTCGATCAGCAATGCCGGATCGCAGGGCCTGTTCTACTCTCACCCCTCCAACGGCTCGTCCCCCACGAACCTCAACACCATCGGCTCCTTTGTGTTCGACGGCGTGGTGTTCGAGAACAACGGGTTCTACTACACCGGCGCCCGCGGCCAGGGTCATGTGAACCTGTTCGGTTTCAATGGAAACCTCACCGTGAGGGATTCCACCTTCACCGGCCCTGCCACTGACCAGGGCGATGCGGCATTCCGGGGCGGCACCATCAGCACCTCGGGTGCCACCGTTAACCCGGACAAGGCCATCTCGGTCAGTGGTGTACGGACGGGTACGCCGGGCGTCGGCGGCTATATCGATGCCGGTGTGCTGATCATCGACAATGTCGATATCACCGGGTTCTACGGCTCGGATGTCGTGTCCTTCTACAACATCCAGTCCTTCGCTTCGAACAGCATCACCGGGCTCGACATCGACGCTTCGGCCCGCTGGACGCTGGTGAACTTCGATGGTGTCAGTGGTTTGGTCGACCTCTCCACCGGCGTGGACGGCACGAACAGCCTCAACGGGCAGATCTCGCAACTTCAGGGCCTTTCGGCGGACGACACCTTTACCGGCACGGACGGCAGCGATTTCCTGAACGGCCGTGGCGGAGCGGATGACCTGTCGGGTGGGGACGGCAATGACCTGTTCGGCTATTCCGCGGCCGCCGAATTCGCCACGGGCGAGCAGGTCGATGGGGGCGCAGGAACCGATACGCTGCTGTTCGGCTCTGCCGCGGCCGAGACGCTGGTCCTCTCGGTCGATGTTACCAGCATCGAGAATGTGACCCTTGCCACCGGCAGCACCGGCCTTGGTGTCGATGCCTCTGCGGTTGGAAACGCGCTGAGCATCATGGGCAACGCCGGGGCCAATACGATCATTGCCACCGACTTTGCAGATACGGTGAGCGCCGGCAACGGCAACGACACGGTGACGGGCGGCGAGGGCAACGACAGCATCGATGGCGGCGCGGGTACCGACACGGTGGTCGTGGCAGGAACGGCCACCTTCTCGGCCTCGGGCGGGGTCTGGACGGTGACCACTTCCGGCGATGGTGCCGACAGCCTGCAGAATGTCGAGATCGTGGACGACGGCGGTACGGGCAAGATCATCCTGGTGGGCCAAGGCGGCATCGCGACCATCCAGGAGGCGCTGCTTCTGGCCGGGGATGGCGATACCATCCTGATCGGTGAGGGCACCTACTCCGGAAAATTCACGATCACGCAGAACAACCTCACCATCAAGGGCATCGGCGATCCGGCGAACATCGTGATCGCAGGGTCGTTCGAGGCAGACAACGGCATCACGGGCTCGGTCAAGGAGTTCTTCGAGACCGCAACATCGTACAACAACAGCGCGGGCGCGGGCATCACCATCGCTGCCAGCGGCGTGTCGCTGCAGAACCTGACAATCGACTCCTTCTATGTGGGGGTCGAACTGGGCAACGGCATCTCCAACGTGACCCTGACGGATGTGGACATCACCGATACCGAAGTCGGCATCCGCAAGGGCACGGCGGCCACCGTCACGAACATCACCATCAACGGCGGCACGATCTCTGACAGCTACCAGGGCATCTCGTTCTTCAAGGCAGTTGGCGCGGCGGGCCGTGTCAATGGGCTGGTGATCGACGGCACCACCTTCGACGGTCTGGGCGAGAAGGGGATCTATCTGGAAACCGGGGACAATGTCTCGATCCTCGACATTGTCATGAACGATGTCGGGCAGTTCGGGCGAGGCCCCGCCTTCGGGAGCAGCGCTCAGGTCGGCGAGTTCGGTGCCGGCATCGACATCAACCTGAAATACGACAACGGTACGCCCTATTCGGGCATCATCATCGACGGGTTCACCTTCACCGATGTCGGCCTTTCGGCCGGGCCCGACACCGTGCTTCAGGACTTCGGCGCGGCCATCGCGATCAAGGCCCGCAACGACGCCAGCAGCTACAACACCAACCCGGCCTACTACACCGGTGCGCTGATCGTGCAAAATGGCAGCATCATCGGAACCTCTACCGCGATCCGCGTCGGTGAACCGGGCAAGACGATCGCCGGGCCGGCGGTCACCGTCACCAATGTCACGGTGGACGGTGCGACGGTTGGCGAGCTGGACAACGTGACCACTTCTATCGCGACCGTCGTCATGACCTCGGCCTCCGAGGTCTGGCACACGGTTTCGACGACAACCGGTCAGGTCCGGATCTCTGGTGGTGACGGAGCCGATACGATCTATGGCGGAGTGAACGGTGACACATTGATCGGCGGCACGGGCGACGACGTGCTGGTCGGTGGAACGGGCGCTGATGTGCTGAACGGCAACTCCGGCTTTGACACCGCCTCGTATGCCGCGTCGGATGCTGCAGTAAGCGTGGACCTGCAAGTTGGTGTTGCTTCCGGGGGGCATGCCACCGGTGACGTCCTGGCGCTGATCGAGTACCTGATCGGTTCGGACTACGGCGACACCCTTAACGGCAGTGTGGGTTCCAACATCCTGTTTGGCGGTGGCGGCAACGACGTGATGAATGGACGAGCCGGCAGCGATGTGCTGTGGGGAGGCGAAGGAAGCGACAACCTTGTCGGTGGCGATGGTGTAGACTTCCTGCGTGGTGGAGCCGGAGCTGACACGCTTACCGGCGGTGCGGCTGTCGACACTGCGGACTACACCGACTCGGACGCCGCTGTGACGGTGACAGCGGGGAACAGCACCGGGTCCGGCGGACACGCGCAAGGCGACACGTTGATCTCGATCGAGAACCTGCGCGGGGCCGATGGCTTTGGCGACATCCTGAATGGCAATGCTGGCGTCAACCGGATTGAAGGTTTGGGTGGCAATGACACGATCTTGGCCGGGGCCGGTTCAGATGTGGTCCTTGGCGGATTGGGTCAGGACGAGATCACGCTCGGAACCGGGGCAGATCGCGTCGCCTATGCCAGCAGCACCGAGGGCGGCGACACCGTCACGGACTTCAACGTGGCGGCCGATACCTTCCAGTTCGCGGCGGCGGGATTTGCCGGGTTGGTGGCCGGGTCGAGCCTTGGCGTGACCGGGCAGTTCGTTTCGAACGCGAGCGGTACGGCGGATGGGGCGATGGCCCAGGTCGTCTATGACAACGACGATGGTCTGCTGTTCTGGGATGCCGACGGTACCGGTTCTGGTTCGGCGGTGCTGATCGCCACGCTGTCCAACCTGGCGGGCCTGACGGCGGCTGATTTCCTGATCGTCTGA
- the aroA gene encoding 3-phosphoshikimate 1-carboxyvinyltransferase, whose product MSGHGQARPMTSRKSGAIKGLALIPGDKSISHRALIFGAMAVGETKITGLLEGQDVLDTAKAMRAFGAEVTRHGEGAWSVHGVGVGGFREPEDVIDCGNSGTGVRLIMGTMATSPITATFTGDASLRKRPMGRVTDPLSMFGTRAWGRKGGRLPMTVVGAADPVPVRYALPVASAQVKSAVLLAGLNAPGETVVIEREPTRDHSERMLVGFGARLHVEKGAEGHIITLAGRPELKPQTVAVPRDPSSAAFPVAAALIVPGSDISVPGVSQNLTRNGLYRTLAEMGAEIEFLNQREEGGEPVADLRVRFSDRLKGIEVPPDRAPSMIDEYPILSVIAAFAEGTTVMRGVKELRVKESDRIDAMARGLEACGVRVEEDEDTLIVHGMGAGGVPGGASCAVHLDHRIAMSFLVCGLAAQAPVTVDDATPIATSFPLFEGLMRDLGAELI is encoded by the coding sequence ATGTCCGGCCACGGCCAAGCCCGCCCGATGACCTCGCGCAAGTCCGGTGCCATCAAGGGGCTGGCCCTGATCCCCGGCGACAAGTCCATCAGCCACCGCGCGCTGATCTTCGGCGCCATGGCCGTGGGCGAGACGAAGATCACCGGACTCCTGGAAGGCCAGGACGTGCTGGACACCGCAAAGGCCATGCGGGCCTTCGGCGCCGAAGTGACGCGCCACGGCGAAGGCGCCTGGTCAGTTCATGGAGTTGGGGTCGGCGGCTTCCGCGAGCCCGAAGATGTGATCGACTGCGGCAACTCCGGCACCGGCGTCCGGCTCATCATGGGCACCATGGCCACCTCGCCGATCACTGCCACCTTCACCGGCGACGCGTCCTTGCGCAAACGCCCGATGGGCCGGGTCACCGATCCGCTCTCGATGTTCGGCACTCGCGCCTGGGGCCGCAAAGGCGGACGCCTTCCCATGACCGTCGTCGGCGCCGCCGATCCCGTGCCGGTCCGCTATGCGCTGCCGGTGGCATCGGCACAGGTGAAATCCGCGGTGCTGCTGGCGGGCCTGAACGCGCCCGGCGAGACCGTGGTGATCGAACGCGAGCCGACTCGCGACCACTCCGAACGGATGCTCGTGGGCTTCGGGGCGCGGCTTCATGTGGAGAAGGGCGCCGAAGGTCACATCATCACCCTGGCCGGACGGCCCGAGCTGAAGCCCCAGACCGTGGCGGTTCCGCGTGATCCCTCGTCCGCCGCCTTCCCGGTGGCTGCTGCGTTGATCGTGCCGGGGTCGGACATTTCCGTGCCTGGAGTCAGTCAAAACCTGACCCGGAATGGACTTTATCGAACCTTGGCCGAAATGGGCGCCGAGATCGAGTTCCTGAACCAGCGCGAGGAAGGCGGAGAGCCTGTGGCGGACCTTCGCGTACGCTTTTCCGACCGCCTCAAGGGCATCGAGGTGCCGCCCGACCGCGCCCCCTCGATGATCGACGAGTACCCGATCCTCTCGGTCATCGCCGCCTTTGCCGAAGGCACGACCGTGATGCGCGGGGTTAAGGAACTGCGTGTCAAGGAAAGCGATCGCATCGACGCAATGGCCCGCGGCTTGGAAGCCTGCGGTGTGCGCGTCGAGGAGGACGAGGACACGCTTATCGTTCATGGCATGGGTGCAGGCGGTGTGCCGGGTGGGGCGAGCTGCGCCGTCCATCTGGACCATCGGATCGCCATGAGTTTCCTGGTCTGCGGCCTCGCGGCACAGGCGCCGGTGACGGTGGACGACGCCACCCCCATCGCGACATCCTTCCCGCTGTTTGAAGGTCTGATGCGCGATCTTGGCGCTGAGTTGATCTGA
- the trmB gene encoding tRNA (guanine(46)-N(7))-methyltransferase TrmB → MSSDPALTHRNFYGRTHGKTLRAAQKAYLAEDLDRLSLKGVTRDENPERRPLDLTPWGDAPLWLEIGFGGGEHLVHMGALNPQTQIIGAEPFVNGIAMLLGKIRAAGLSNLALHPGDVRDLFDVLPDACLSKAFLNYPDPWPKARHHRRRFVTPEHLLPLARAMKPGAEFRVATDIPDYVRQTLEEVPPAGFDLIDQGSTPWSDWLSTRYEQKALREGRPPHYLTFRRR, encoded by the coding sequence ATGTCCTCCGATCCCGCCCTCACCCACCGCAACTTCTATGGCCGCACCCATGGCAAGACCCTCCGGGCGGCGCAAAAGGCCTACCTGGCCGAGGACCTCGACCGCCTCAGCCTCAAGGGCGTGACACGGGACGAGAACCCCGAGCGCCGGCCGCTGGACCTCACCCCCTGGGGCGACGCCCCCCTCTGGCTCGAGATCGGCTTCGGCGGGGGCGAACACCTCGTCCACATGGGCGCCCTCAACCCCCAGACCCAGATCATCGGCGCCGAACCCTTCGTGAACGGCATCGCCATGCTCCTCGGCAAGATCCGGGCGGCGGGCCTTTCCAACCTCGCCCTCCACCCGGGCGACGTCCGCGACCTCTTCGACGTCCTGCCCGACGCCTGCCTGTCGAAGGCCTTCCTCAACTACCCCGATCCCTGGCCCAAGGCCCGCCACCACCGCCGCCGCTTCGTCACCCCCGAACACCTCCTCCCCCTCGCCCGCGCGATGAAGCCGGGCGCCGAGTTCCGCGTGGCCACCGACATCCCCGACTACGTCCGCCAGACGCTGGAGGAAGTCCCGCCCGCCGGCTTCGACCTGATCGACCAGGGCAGCACCCCCTGGTCCGACTGGCTCTCCACCCGTTACGAACAGAAAGCCCTGCGCGAGGGTCGCCCGCCGCACTACCTCACCTTCCGCCGGCGCTGA
- a CDS encoding MarR family winged helix-turn-helix transcriptional regulator, translating to MDPSRMTSDLTDHLGYWLRLVSNAVSNGFARRLQAKDVTVAEWVLLRLLLAGKGQPSALAREMGMTKGAISKLSDRLEARGLVARQSDPQDGRAQVLRLTEAGAALVPLLAAMADTNDTEFFAVLSEDERATLRALIEKMAERHGLTETPVD from the coding sequence ATGGACCCGAGTCGCATGACCTCCGACCTGACGGATCACCTGGGCTACTGGCTGCGGCTGGTGTCGAATGCTGTATCGAACGGCTTTGCGCGCCGCCTTCAGGCCAAGGACGTGACGGTGGCGGAATGGGTGCTGCTGCGCCTGCTGCTGGCGGGCAAGGGCCAGCCGTCGGCCCTGGCGCGCGAGATGGGCATGACCAAGGGCGCCATCAGCAAGCTCTCCGACCGGCTGGAAGCGCGCGGGCTGGTGGCGCGGCAGTCCGATCCGCAGGACGGGCGGGCGCAGGTGCTGCGCCTGACCGAGGCCGGCGCGGCGCTGGTGCCCCTGCTGGCGGCGATGGCCGACACGAACGACACGGAATTCTTCGCCGTCCTGAGCGAAGACGAGCGCGCCACGCTGAGGGCGCTGATTGAGAAGATGGCCGAGCGTCACGGGCTGACCGAGACGCCGGTGGACTGA